A stretch of Polypterus senegalus isolate Bchr_013 chromosome 3, ASM1683550v1, whole genome shotgun sequence DNA encodes these proteins:
- the LOC120526498 gene encoding trace amine-associated receptor 1-like — protein MAGLPEDRLASNQPPFTNVGGNYFGPFLVKRGRSIIKRIGTFKSWLQIMNLKENRIPKYTLVCYDSLNNSCPKQLYSVNNSLIIYIIMCIIIVVTVCGNLLVVITISHFKQLHTPTNYLILSLALVDLLLGGCLMPPLMARIAESCWYFGEFFYRYFAVCHPLRYKNIVTDLVTFIFIVFTWVLSTVLGFVIMFLELNIKGIEDEYINTKCVGSCYLMQNEISGLSSSLFSFYIPGIVMICIYIKIFSVASRQARAIRDVGHQCHEEQKKRAASNRRETKAAKTLAIVMGVFIVCWVPYFLCNIIDPLINHVMSPLLIELLFWFGYMNSTFNPLVYGFFYSWFRKALKLIATGKIFQNNSSRTKLISD, from the exons gatAGGCACTTTCAAATCCTGGCTTCAGATAATGAATTTGAAAGAAAACAGGATTCCAAAGTATACCTTAGTCTGTTATGATTCACTTAATAATTCTTGCCCAAAACAACTCTATTCAGTCAACAATTCATTAATAATATATATCATAATGTGCATAATCATTGTTGTGACTGTATGTGGAAACCTCTTGGTTGTTATTACCATATCACACTTCAAACAGCTTCATACTCCAACAAATTATCTCATCCTGTCTTTGGCACTGGTTGATTTACTTCTAGGGGGCTGTCTAATGCCACCTCTCATGGCTCGAATTGCTGAAAGCTGCTGGTATTTTGGTGAATTTTTCT ATCGTTATTTTGCTGTGTGCCATCCTTTAAGGTACAAAAATATTGTTACGGACCTTGTAACATTCATCTTTATTGTTTTCACCTGGGTTCTGTCAACTGTGCTTGGTTTTGTAATTATGTTTCTTGAGTTAAACATAAAAGGAATAGAAGACGaatatattaatacaaaatgtgtgGGGAGCTGTTATCTAATGCAAAATGAAATATCAGGTCTTTCATCATCATTATTCTCTTTTTATATCCCAGGGATTGTTATGATatgcatttatataaaaattttttcAGTTGCTAGTAGGCAGGCCAGAGCAATAAGAGACGTAGGACATCAATGTCACGAGGAACAAAAAAAGAGGGCTGCATCAAATAGAAGAGAAACCAAAGCTGCAAAAACACTGGCAATTGTGATGGGAGTTTTTATTGTCTGCTGGGTCCCATATTTCTTGTGCAACATCATTGATCCTCTTATAAATCACGTTATGTCACCTTTACTTATTGAACTCTTATTCTGGTTTGGTTACATGAACTCAACATTTAACCCTCTTGTGTATGGTTTCTTTTACAGTTGGTTCAGAAAAGCCCTGAAATTAATCGCAACTGGCAAGATTTTCCAAAACAATTCTTCTAGAACAAAACTTATAAGTGACTaa